Within the Erigeron canadensis isolate Cc75 chromosome 6, C_canadensis_v1, whole genome shotgun sequence genome, the region GTTTTGGAAATTGAACAATGCCGTAAAAGAGTCCAAACGAAAATAAGTTTGAATGGAAAATTGTAAGTTGACGATAAAGATAGCCACAATTGATAAGTGACAGCttgtaaataaacaaaaagagaaacCGACAAGTTTTGCTTATGATATTATGTACAATATAGGGGAGTTTGTAGGTTTAGTGGTCTCTTAGGTAAGTCAAATGGTAATCGCTTTAGGATCTTGGTTATGGAAGGAAGAAAAGTCGAATAGAATGCTGGACGATGATGAATATATTGTAATGTTTGTTTAACGTGAATGTAGATCAGTGGGGAATGATGAATATGTAATTTTCCAGGAAGTGGTTATGGGATCTAGTATAAACGGTTtgatttttgttggtttaaattGTGTGATGCTTTCTATGTTGCAGTTGCCGAGCATAGGGATCAATCCGCAGTTCGTTACATTTACAAATGTTACAATGGAGTCAGATAAGTTTATATGTGTTCGTGAAACGTCGCCTCAGAACAGTGTGGTGATTATTGATATGAACATGCCAATGCAGCCGTTGAGGAGGCCTATTACTGCTGATTCGGCTATTATGAATCCTATTTCCAAGATTTTGGCTTTAAAAGGTACATTTGAAATCTGTACCACGCTCATGCCTCTTTGTGGCTCTTTTCATATTTATGGTAGAACTAGTGTGAagcatataatatataataataatgatatgcTGGGAGCATTATAATGCATTAGTATCCTTGTATGCCCTAACTGCCACGGCTTTGTTTTGAGAATTAGTACTACAGACTTAAAGTTCtattattcaaaaaaattaagGACTTTATGCTCTATAGGACCAAAGAAGCATCATCTGAAACTGTGTGGTAAATAATTCAGGATGCCCCGTATTTTTGTATGCTTACATGAAACTTCATTGGTAATATAGTGCATGGTGTAGCAACAAATCTTAGAAATCTTAGCAATATTGAGGTTACCTTTGACTGTATCTAATTTATTGGTTAATTTTCGTGAAGCTCAACTCCCTGGCACCACTCAGGATCACTTGCAGATATTTAATATTGAAATGAAAGCGAAAATGAAATCTCATCAGATGCCTGAGCAGGTGATATGTTTTTGCAACTTGTAATTAAATGGTTGCATGCTCTTGGATTTGTTTGCAAAAATACGATATTTATTTGATCTTTCGTATATTCTTCTTCAGGTTGTATTTTGGAAGTGGGTTACCCCTAAGATGTTGGGCATGGTGACCCAAACATCGGTGTACCATTGGTCAATTGAGGGTATATTGCTTTCTATATGTTTTTTGACATATAAGCTGGAGATCGTATTATCTGAAATTGGTGTTCAATCTTTTCTGTATAGGCGATGCTGAACCTGTAAAGATGTTTGATAGAACTGCGAATCTATCAAACAATCAGATTATAAATTACAAATGCGATCCATCTGAGAAATGGCTGGTGTTGATTGGAATTGCCCCTGGCTCACCAGaggtttgttttttactttttagtttaaTGTGAACTGTATAACAGGTTTTTTTACAAATAGTATTTATCCATAACAGCTGCTATAGATACTACTAAATCTGAAAGTTAAACAgaactttaattttattatgattGAGTGATCCCTTGGTATCGTATACATGGCTCTTGTTTAGTTGTTTTGCATAGCCATAAGCCTAAATAGTTATTACGACCGGAACATATTGATACGATTATGGTAAAGGCGTCTACTTTGCCTCTAAATTGGCTGAATACAATGTTAATCATGATGTGAAGTGGGTCAtacttctttttcttatttataggcttttctaattcTGTTTTATTTGACAGAGACCACAATTAGTTAAAGGAAATATGCAGCTTTATTCTGTTGATCAGCAGCGGAGCCAAGCTCTAGAAGCACACGCAGCATCATTTGCCTCCTTCAAAGTACTTATGTTTCTTTCTATTACTGCCACTCAAAAGGAGATGATCTATTTCTATTGGTTAATTACATGTAGTTGATCTCAAATTTGTATATCTAAACAGGTCCCTGGCAACGAGAATCCTTctattcttatttcttttgcTACCAAAAGCTCTAATGCTGGACAGGTTACATCAAAGCTGCATATCATTGAGCTCGGGGCCCAGCCAGGTTTGCTTTTTATTATTGCTCATCAGCTGTATATGTTTGTTCGCTGAGTCCTTTCTTATCCTCCATAAGGAAGAAACAATGTTTTTGAAATACAAAGGCTTGATAGATATATGTTTGTCATTTGCTGCTGGCATAATATAACCCAGTCTTGTTGGAACGTCctcttaaaaaaaacttgagcTTTTATATACCCATCAACATATTTCATGTAACACGTTTGTATTTATGATCTTCCTtgctttttttcttatttagatGTACATCCATCTACTTTCACAATGCATATTGCAGTTGTGAACGTTTGTAAACATACATGATTTTTTCCCATTTGTGCCTTCTTATGTACTACATCGAATGATCATCCTTGCATAATGCAGGAAAGCCTTCTTTTATCAAGAAACAAGCAGACCTTTTCTTCCCTCCTGATTTTGCAGACGATTTTCCTGTTGCCATGCAGGTACTTCACCTGCCATTCTTGTTTTTCAGACAGTTTATGTTACTACTTTGTTAGGTTATGCATATCTATTTTTGGCTTTGCAGATATCTCACAAGTATGGCTTGATTTATGTTATCACCAAGCTGGGGCTTTTATTCGTGTATGACCTTGAAACTGCTACTGCAGTGTATAGAAATAGAATTAGCCCAGATCCAATTTTTCTGACTTCTGAAGCTTCATCAGTTGGTGGCTTTTATGCTGTCAACAGACGTGGTCAGGTCTTACTTGCCACTGTAAATGAATCAACAATTGTGCCTTTTGTTAGTGGACAAGTAAGGTTtctattgttattttattaatggTCATTATGCTATTCTTATTTGTAATCCTAACGTGATGTGCTAGTGCAGTTAAACAATCTGGAGCTTGCCGTCAATCTTGCAAAAAGAGGAAATCTACCCGGTGCAGAGAATttggtaagttttttttttttcactttcttagtttatttataatGCGTGTatccccttttttttctttctattttgcAGTAGACTAAACGAATACATATGTGTATGGTCTCATGTTTATATAGTTCAGAACTTTGTAGTATATTTGAATTTTAGTTTCAGACCCCCTGGATtttaagttaaaccttttcaGTTTTCTAGCTATAAGCAAGATTAGAGGATTTGTTTAATTACTTTCTCATGTTTGTATGGCTTCTATTTCAGATTTCAATAATAACAAACTAGATTGATCCCCTGATGATCTTTGGTATCTTATATCTATGTTACTCAGGTTGTTCAACGTTTTCAAGAATTGTTTGCTCAAACAAAGTACAAAGAGGCTGCCGAGCTCGCTGCAGAATCTCCTCAAGGCATTCTCCGTACGCCAGATACAGTGGCAAAATTTCAGGTATCTATTGATCAGAATGCAATCAAATAACTGAATAAATCCACTTCAGATTGTTATCACTACTTCTAAAAGATATAATCTAAGTAGAATCCGTATATGTTCAGACTTCTGTAACCTCTGTATATGCCATCGCAGAGTGTACCGGTACAATCTGGACAGACACCACCATTGTTGCAGTATTTTGGGACCCTCCTAACCAAAGGAAAGCTAAATGCCTTTGAATCATTGGAACTATCTCGTCTTGTTGTCAATCAAAACAAGAAGAACCTTTTGGAGAATTGGTTGGCTGAAGACAAGCTGGAATGTAGCGAGGAACTTGGGGACCTCGTGAAGGTACAGACAGTGTTTCATGTTATTGCGGTCTTTCGCTTTCTATAGTTAAATATACTcatctaagttttttttttgttactcaTTTGTAGACTGTTGATAATGATCTTGCTTTAAAGATTTATATCAAAGCTAGGGCAACTCCTAAAGTTGTTGCAGCTTTTGCTGAGCGAAGAGAGTTCGACAAAATTTTGATTTACTCCAAGCAGGTAGGTCTAATTTATACCGAAACATCTGATTATATGTGTTTGCTTCGATGCATTTCTCATATTAGCTGTTTTGTCACATGTCATCGTAGATTAATATCTGACTTTGTGCAGGTTGGATATGTGCCTGATTATTTGTTtctcttgcaaacaattctTCGATCAGATCCACAGGTATTAATACTTTTTAGTGAATAAGATTTTGTAGTTAAGCAGTTGGCATTAAATATACGGCAAGTATGTGGGGTCTGACTGACCATTTCGAATTTGGTTAATCCAATTACTTATAATGATTTTCTGGATTGTTTTTAAGAATCTCAGTTAGTGTTGCATAGAGTTTATGTGCTTGGAAGCAAGACTGAGAAGTTTCATATGTATTTTACAGGGAGCTGTTAATTTTGCTTTAATGATGGCCCAGATGGAGGGAGGATGTCCAGTTGATTTCAATACGATAACAGATCTTTTTCTTCAGGTCAGGTTACTAACATATCTTATAATTAAAATCATTACACGCACTTCGGCATAGTTTAACAAATTTCCATTGGTTTCATTTCTTCAGAGAAACTTGATACGTGAGGCAACGGCCTTCCTCTTGGATGTCCTTAAGCCCAATTTGCCCGAACATGCTCACCTGCAAACCAAGGTTGCATTGCACTGATGCTAATGAACTAGTATATAGTTACCTAAGATAGCTGTAAAATCATGAAAGTTTTATTCTATGCAGGTCCTCGAAATTAATCTAGTAACATTTCCTAATGTTGCTGATGCCATATTAGCAAATGGCATGTTCAGCCACTATGATCGTGCTCGCATTGCTCAACTCTGTGAGAAAGCCGGTCTATATGTCAGAGCCCTTCAGGTTGGCTAATTTCCAGATACTTGGCTGTTGACTTTGGTAAGCTTTATCAGTTGCGTGACTGAAACTTTTATTTTCATCTGCAGCACTACACTGAACTGCCAGATATCAAACGCGTTATTGTGAATACGCATGCAATCGAGCCACAGGTTTGTCTTTTACCGTGTATGGCTTACTTAATTTTATTGAATTTGACTTGATCTGTAGCTGTTATCTTTTGTTTTCAGTCTCTTGTAGAATTTTTTGGGACACTATCTCAGGAATGGGCACTAGAGTGCATGAAAGATCTTTTGCTGGTCAATCTGAGAGGAAATCTTCAGATAATAGTGCAGGTAATGTCACATCATCCAATCTGAACGTTTATCATTTTGGGTCAAACCGAGCTTGGCAGAAGCTGtttaattctttttacttttacttttgtGGAGGTTGCAAAATGGGTGGCTGGGCTGGGTAACAAGTCTAAATGTTAATTATGATCTCAAAAAGTATATCTTTTACAATAGTGATTTAATTGTGGAATAAAGTGGTTTATGAGGTAGGACGACTTTCTTGTTTAACCAAATTTGTTCTTGTTTTGGTTTAATTTGGCGCATTTGAATAGGTTAGGGTATAACACAACCCAAATTACCCCATTCATAAGTAATGGGTCAGATTAGTCAtctatgattaatttttttatactgCTATATGACTGAAACAATTTGAATGTAGGTTGCCAAAGAATATTGTGAGCAGCTGGGTGTCGAGGCATGTATCAAGCTATTTGAGCAATTTAAGTCCTATGAAggtctttacttttttttgggATCATATTTGAGCTCCAGGTGATCTTGTGGAAAGACAGTTTTGATTCTTTCATGTCATAGTTTTTGTTGTATACTCTCAGTCTTACACTGACTTGTTCTGTTGCAGCGAGGATCCTGACATCCACTTCAAGTACATTGAGGCAGCTGCCAAGACAGGACAAATTAAGGAGGTTGAGCGTGTAACACGAGAATCAAATTTCTATGATGCTGAAAAGGCCAAAAATTTTCTAATGGAAGCCAAACTTCCTGATGCAAGGCCGTTAATCAATGTGTGTGATCGCTTTGGTTTTATTCCTGATCTCACTCACTACCTTTATACCAACAACATGCTGCGGTATATAGAAGGATATGTCCAGAAGGTGTGGCTTATGGAAATCTATTTTATCtttcatgtatgtatatgtgtttgcAAAAGCTACTAGATGTGAGCTTCTAAGTTGCTTCTGTATAGGTCAATCCAGGGAATGCTCCTTTAGTTGTAGGACAGCTTCTTGATGATGAGTGCCCCGAGGACTTCATTAAAGGCTTGATTCTATCTGTTCGTTCTTTGCTTCCAGTTGAGCCTCTTGTGGATGAGTGTGAAAAGAGGTTTGTTTTGCCTTTCCTGATGGTCTTATTATGTTTATCATGTTATTTACATCCTATATCATTTGCTTATGTCTTCCAGGAATCGCCTTCGATTGCTTACTCAATTTTTGGAGCATCTTGTGAGTGAAGGAAGCCAAGATGTCCATGTGCACAATGCTTTGGGTAAAATTATTATTGACAGCAACAACAACCCTGAGCACTTTCTTACCACCAACCCATATTATGATTCACGTGTCGTGGGGAAGTTCTGTGAGAAGCGTGATCCCACACTTGCTGTTGTTGCATACCGTAGAGGGCAATGTGACGAAGAGCTTATTAATGTAACAAGCAGGAATTCTCTTTTTAAGTTGCAAGCCAGGTATTGCtcatcttcaaaatatataaatgggtAATACCTTGAGGCTTTGGGGGTTCTCCCCCATCGGTCAATGTATTCTTACTTACAAGCAACTTATGACCGAATagaaattttcataattaattgCCAGATTTTCTTCTTCTCATCAAAAACGACTTCTGTCAGCTTGTCTACCCGGAGGAACCAAACAAGATCTTTTTAGTGCCATatctttattcatttatttttttatagccGACCAGTCATCCTGAGTTGAATAAAGTCTTTAACTGGTCGAATGTGGACTTTTTTAATACTGAGCGAGTCAAACATGTGGAAAATCACATAAAGTGGTACTCAAGTACTTTCATTCCCGTAAATCGATTTCTTGGAACAAATCATAAATGTTTTTTCTGAACTAGGTATAATCCATTTTAGTATGGTGATCTCAATAACACATTAATCTGTTATTAAGTTCCAAAGAAAGTGGACATAAAATGCTGGCAAGTCAGTTCGACTGACCCATTTTTTACGTGCATTGAAATCATACCTATTTCAACCTGAACGCGTTCCGATTTGGTACTCAAATCTCTAGTGTATTGTTATAAGATCTGTTGACTAATATTTAAGTTTGTTCTAGATATGTTGTGGAGAGAATGGATGGTGATCTCTGGGAGAAGGTTCTTAACCCCGAGAATGAGTACAGAAGACAACTCATTGATCAAGTTGTCTCTACTGCTTTGCCTGAAAGCAAGAGTCCTGAGCAGGTTTCTGCTGCTGTTAAAGCTTTTATGACTGCTGATCTTCCCCATGAGCTAATTGAACTTCTTGAAAAAATTGTTCTCCAAGACTCTGCTTTTAGTGGCAATTTTAATTTGCAAAACCTGCTTATCTTGACAGCCATTAAGGCTGATCCATCACGAGTTATGGACTATATTAATAGATTAGATAACTTTGATGGGCCTGCTGTTGGAGAGGTTGCTGTGGAAGCACAATTGTATGAAGAAGCATTTGCTATATTTAAGAAGTTTAACTTAAATGTTCAAGCAGTCAACGTGTTGCTGGACAATATCCAAAGTATTCCACGGGCTGTGGAGTTTGCATACCGTGTCGAAGAAGATGCTGTATGGAGTCAGGTGGCTAAAGCTCAGCTGAGAGATGGACTAGTAAGTGATGCAATTGAGTCATTTATCCGTGCCGATGATGCCACTCAATTTTTGGATGTTATTCGTGCTGCTGAGGATGATGAATGTTATCACGATTTGGTGAAGTATCTACTGATGGTTAGGCAGAACACTAAGGAGCCCAAGGTGGACAACGAGCTCATATATGCTTATGCAAAGATCGACAGATTAAGTGACATTGAGGAGTTCATACTTATGCCAAATGTAGCCAACCTTCATAATGTTGGTGATCGTTTGTTCGACGAGGCTTTATATGAAGCTGCAAAAATCATATATGCTTTCATATCTAACTGGGCTAAGCTGGCAGTCACACTTGTCAGGCTGCAACAGTTTCAAGGTGCAGTTGATGCTGCTCGTAAGGCAAATAGTGCAAAGACATGGAAAGAAGTCTGCTTTGCTTGTGTCGATGCCGAGGAGTTTCGCTTGGCGCAGATATGTGGGCTGAATATTATTGTACAGGTAAATATTGTTATCCTTTGGTCTATGGTGAATTACTAGTACCGGCTTATTATCTAATGTTATGGTGTCTGTAGTTTAACCTTTAGCTGTATACGTTTGGAATGCTTCCAAGGATAAATTGTTTAGAGGTTTTAAATTGGGCGGCTTGGGCTGGCTGCATAACTAGTTAGAATGGGTAAAAGTTTGGGTTGTAAGAAATGGGTTTGGGTACGGTTGACTTATAAGATTTTTTCCCCGTTCCAAAAATATATGAAACTTTTAGTAGGTAATTATTGTGTCAAATATAATCACGAGTGTGATATATCAAAAGTAATAGTCTTATTTAAACAATGATTTAAGAAGTTTTCTTATCCAGCATCTTAATACTTAATACCCCTTTGAAACAGTCACTTCTAGGTTCTATGGTGATTTAGTAAAACTGATGCTCAAGTTTGTTTCTATGTAGGTGGATGACCTGGAAGAGGTGAGCGAGTACTACCAAAATAGAGGATGCTTCAATGAGCTTATATCTCTTATGGAGAGTGGTCTGGGGTTGGAACGTGCTCATATGGGCATCTTCACTGAGTTGGGTGTCCTTTATGCCAGATACCGTCATGAGAAGTTAATGGAGCATATTAAACTCTTCTCAACTCGTCTCAACATTCCAAAGTTGATCCGAGCTTGTGATGAACAACAGCATTGGAAGGAACTTACctatttatatattcaatatgATGAGTTTGATAACGCTGCCTCAACTGTCATGAATCATTCCCCCGAAGCTTGGGATCATATGCAGTTTAAAGATATAATAGTTAAAGTGGCGAGTGTAGAGCTATATTACAAGGCCGTTCACTTCTATTTCCGAGAGCATCCGGACCTTATTAATGATGTTCTCAATGTCCTTGCACTACGTGTTGACCATACACGTGTGGTGGACATTATACGAAAGGTTTGTGCACTCTATGaagattttgatttatttatagaaTGGCATACAAGTGTGACTTATCTACATGcatgttttaataaataacaGTTCTGATTTTTGAAAATGCGAAAAGTGGTAGTTTGGTAATTTCGAaattttggtcccaacatggcAACATGTACAAGGAAAATGGTTTTTTTGCAATAACTCAATTTAGAGTTGAATTTTTTCTTAGAGGTAGTAAAATGGATGGGTTGGATAATTGGtcaatctgtttttttttttgattggGCTGAGTCGAAACTCTTCTGTGTCtttttgattaatatttttgttatgaATATTTTGTGGGCCAATAGGACTAAAAAATCACACTTTATCTAACTTTCTGAATATAATGATTTAGGGGGTTTTATGTCTTGAAAATACCCTTAGAATGACCTTTGTCAATTGTGATACAACATAACCTGAATCAATATGCTCTTTAGTTAATTGGTcacttttgttattttgtttcttCTGAAGGCTATTTATTTACGGAGTGGCtcactttataaaaattacagGAGGGCCAACTTCCCCTTGTAAAACCTTATATGGTTGCAGTTCAGAGCAACAATGTATCTGCTGTAAATGAGGCGTTGAATGAAATTTATGTTGAGGAGGAAGATTATGATAGATTGCGTGAATCTATTAATTTTCATGATAACTTTGACCAGATTGCCCTTGCACAGAAAGTAAGTTTGTATTGGTTATATGTCTGTTTCCAGTCAAGTAAGTTGTGATGTCATGCATTGTTACTGTCGTTGCAGATTGAGAAACACGAGCTTCTTGAGATGAGGCGTGTGGCTGCATATATTTACAAGAAGGCAGGTAGATGGAAACAGTCTATTGCATTGTCTAAAAAAGACAAAGTTTACAAGGATGCCATGGAGACTGCATCACAATCTGGGGACCGTGAGCTGGCAGAGGAGCTGCTTGTTTATTTCATTGAACAGGTACACCTTATTCATGCTAACATATATTTGATGTGTTCAAATGGACCAAGCCgtacacttaaaaatgttttataatgtttgTGCAGGGAAAGAAGGAATGCTTTGCttcatgtttatttgtttgttatgATCTCATTCGTCCAGATGTTGC harbors:
- the LOC122602828 gene encoding clathrin heavy chain 1-like, producing the protein MAAANAPITMKEALTLPSIGINPQFVTFTNVTMESDKFICVRETSPQNSVVIIDMNMPMQPLRRPITADSAIMNPISKILALKAQLPGTTQDHLQIFNIEMKAKMKSHQMPEQVVFWKWVTPKMLGMVTQTSVYHWSIEGDAEPVKMFDRTANLSNNQIINYKCDPSEKWLVLIGIAPGSPERPQLVKGNMQLYSVDQQRSQALEAHAASFASFKVPGNENPSILISFATKSSNAGQVTSKLHIIELGAQPGKPSFIKKQADLFFPPDFADDFPVAMQISHKYGLIYVITKLGLLFVYDLETATAVYRNRISPDPIFLTSEASSVGGFYAVNRRGQVLLATVNESTIVPFVSGQLNNLELAVNLAKRGNLPGAENLVVQRFQELFAQTKYKEAAELAAESPQGILRTPDTVAKFQSVPVQSGQTPPLLQYFGTLLTKGKLNAFESLELSRLVVNQNKKNLLENWLAEDKLECSEELGDLVKTVDNDLALKIYIKARATPKVVAAFAERREFDKILIYSKQVGYVPDYLFLLQTILRSDPQGAVNFALMMAQMEGGCPVDFNTITDLFLQRNLIREATAFLLDVLKPNLPEHAHLQTKVLEINLVTFPNVADAILANGMFSHYDRARIAQLCEKAGLYVRALQHYTELPDIKRVIVNTHAIEPQSLVEFFGTLSQEWALECMKDLLLVNLRGNLQIIVQVAKEYCEQLGVEACIKLFEQFKSYEGLYFFLGSYLSSSEDPDIHFKYIEAAAKTGQIKEVERVTRESNFYDAEKAKNFLMEAKLPDARPLINVCDRFGFIPDLTHYLYTNNMLRYIEGYVQKVNPGNAPLVVGQLLDDECPEDFIKGLILSVRSLLPVEPLVDECEKRNRLRLLTQFLEHLVSEGSQDVHVHNALGKIIIDSNNNPEHFLTTNPYYDSRVVGKFCEKRDPTLAVVAYRRGQCDEELINVTSRNSLFKLQARYVVERMDGDLWEKVLNPENEYRRQLIDQVVSTALPESKSPEQVSAAVKAFMTADLPHELIELLEKIVLQDSAFSGNFNLQNLLILTAIKADPSRVMDYINRLDNFDGPAVGEVAVEAQLYEEAFAIFKKFNLNVQAVNVLLDNIQSIPRAVEFAYRVEEDAVWSQVAKAQLRDGLVSDAIESFIRADDATQFLDVIRAAEDDECYHDLVKYLLMVRQNTKEPKVDNELIYAYAKIDRLSDIEEFILMPNVANLHNVGDRLFDEALYEAAKIIYAFISNWAKLAVTLVRLQQFQGAVDAARKANSAKTWKEVCFACVDAEEFRLAQICGLNIIVQVDDLEEVSEYYQNRGCFNELISLMESGLGLERAHMGIFTELGVLYARYRHEKLMEHIKLFSTRLNIPKLIRACDEQQHWKELTYLYIQYDEFDNAASTVMNHSPEAWDHMQFKDIIVKVASVELYYKAVHFYFREHPDLINDVLNVLALRVDHTRVVDIIRKEGQLPLVKPYMVAVQSNNVSAVNEALNEIYVEEEDYDRLRESINFHDNFDQIALAQKIEKHELLEMRRVAAYIYKKAGRWKQSIALSKKDKVYKDAMETASQSGDRELAEELLVYFIEQGKKECFASCLFVCYDLIRPDVALELAWLNNMIDFAFPYLLQFIREYTGKVDELIKDKIEALKETKARENEEQDVIKQHNMYAQLLPLALPAPPGMGGGMGGGFAPPPPMGGMGMPPMPPYGMPSMGSY